The Rhinolophus ferrumequinum isolate MPI-CBG mRhiFer1 chromosome 19, mRhiFer1_v1.p, whole genome shotgun sequence genome has a segment encoding these proteins:
- the MPPE1 gene encoding metallophosphoesterase 1 isoform X2 has product MATISLGFGRQNFRLFKRSFLLLKLIAVVFAVLLFCEFLIYYLVIFRCNWPELKTPAYDGEQETLEPVLKAMFLADTHLLGEVRGHWLDKLRREWQMERAFQTALWWLQPEVVFILGDIFDEGKWSSSQAWADDVERFQKMFRHPRHVQLKVVVGNHDIGFHYQMSTYRIKRFEKVFNPERLFSWKGINFVMVNSVALEGDGCNICSEAEAELIEISHKLNCSREELHSSQCGDGQPLPRSAPVLLQHFPLYRRSDANCTGEDAAPPEERGTLFKERYDVLSREASQKLLWWLRPRLVLSGHTHSACEVLHGAGISEISVPSFSWRNRNNPSFIMGSMTSTEYALGKCYIPFESTVLITYCGTAGFLVVLILIHFGFLDSPFIFGCQLLRKFKTV; this is encoded by the exons ATGGCGACGATCAGTCTTGGGTTTGGAAGGCAGAATTTTCGTCTGTTCAAGAGGAGTTTTTTGCTGTTGAAACTCATAGCTGTTGTCTTTGCTGTACTtctattttgtgaatttttaatcTATTACTTAGTAATCTTTCGGTGTAATTGGCCTGAGTTGAAAACTCCAGCCTATGATGGTGAACAAGAGACTCTTGAACCTGTGCTGAAAGCCATGTTTTTGGCTGATACCCACTTGCTTGGCGAAGTAAGAGGCCACTGGCTAGACAAATTACGAAG GGAATGGCAAATGGAGAGAGCCTTCCAGACGGCTCTGTGGTGGTTGCAGCCGGAAGTTGTCTTCATTCTGGGGGATATCTTTGACGAAGGGAAGTGGAGCTCCTCCCAG GCCTGGGCGGATGATGTGGAGAGATTTCAGAAAATGTTCAGACACCCGCGTCACGTGCAGCTGAAGGTCGTTGTTGGTAACCATGACATTGGCTTCCACTATCA GATGAGCACATACAGAATAAAACGATTTGAGAAAGTTTTCAACCCTGAAAGGCTGTTTTCATGGAAAGGAATTAA TTTTGTGATGGTCAACAGCGTTGCACTGGAAGGGGACGGCTGCAACATTTGCTCTGAAGCAGAAGCTGAACTCATTGAAATTTCTCACAAACTGAATTGCTCCCGAGAG GAACTTCACTCCAGCCAGTGTGGGGATGGGCAGCCGCTGCCGAGGTCAGCCCCAGTCCTTCTGCAG CATTTTCCACTTTACCGGAGAAGCGACGCTAACTGCACTGGGGAGGATGCGGCACCTCCAGAAGAAAGGGGCACCCTGTTTAAGGAGAGATATGACGTGCTTTCTCGGGAGGCCTCACAAAAG CTGCTCTGGTGGCTGCGGCCACGCCTGGTCCTCAGTGGCCACACGCACAGCGCCTGCGAGGTGCTCCACGGGGCAGGAATCTCTGAGATCAGCGTGCCGTCTTTCAGTTGGAGGAACAGAAACAACCCCAGTTTCATCATG gGCAGCATGACATCCACAGAGTATGCCCTGGGCAAGTGCTACATTCCCTTCGAGAGCACGGTTCTGATCACATATTGTGGAACAGCCGGGTTCCTTGTGGTCCTCATATTAATTCACTTTGGGTTTCTAGATTCGCCTTTTATTTTTGGTTGCCAACTgctcagaaaatttaagacaGTGTGA
- the MPPE1 gene encoding metallophosphoesterase 1 isoform X1, with product MATISLGFGRQNFRLFKRSFLLLKLIAVVFAVLLFCEFLIYYLVIFRCNWPELKTPAYDGEQETLEPVLKAMFLADTHLLGEVRGHWLDKLRREWQMERAFQTALWWLQPEVVFILGDIFDEGKWSSSQAWADDVERFQKMFRHPRHVQLKVVVGNHDIGFHYQMSTYRIKRFEKVFNPERLFSWKGINFVMVNSVALEGDGCNICSEAEAELIEISHKLNCSREQELHSSQCGDGQPLPRSAPVLLQHFPLYRRSDANCTGEDAAPPEERGTLFKERYDVLSREASQKLLWWLRPRLVLSGHTHSACEVLHGAGISEISVPSFSWRNRNNPSFIMGSMTSTEYALGKCYIPFESTVLITYCGTAGFLVVLILIHFGFLDSPFIFGCQLLRKFKTV from the exons ATGGCGACGATCAGTCTTGGGTTTGGAAGGCAGAATTTTCGTCTGTTCAAGAGGAGTTTTTTGCTGTTGAAACTCATAGCTGTTGTCTTTGCTGTACTtctattttgtgaatttttaatcTATTACTTAGTAATCTTTCGGTGTAATTGGCCTGAGTTGAAAACTCCAGCCTATGATGGTGAACAAGAGACTCTTGAACCTGTGCTGAAAGCCATGTTTTTGGCTGATACCCACTTGCTTGGCGAAGTAAGAGGCCACTGGCTAGACAAATTACGAAG GGAATGGCAAATGGAGAGAGCCTTCCAGACGGCTCTGTGGTGGTTGCAGCCGGAAGTTGTCTTCATTCTGGGGGATATCTTTGACGAAGGGAAGTGGAGCTCCTCCCAG GCCTGGGCGGATGATGTGGAGAGATTTCAGAAAATGTTCAGACACCCGCGTCACGTGCAGCTGAAGGTCGTTGTTGGTAACCATGACATTGGCTTCCACTATCA GATGAGCACATACAGAATAAAACGATTTGAGAAAGTTTTCAACCCTGAAAGGCTGTTTTCATGGAAAGGAATTAA TTTTGTGATGGTCAACAGCGTTGCACTGGAAGGGGACGGCTGCAACATTTGCTCTGAAGCAGAAGCTGAACTCATTGAAATTTCTCACAAACTGAATTGCTCCCGAGAG CAGGAACTTCACTCCAGCCAGTGTGGGGATGGGCAGCCGCTGCCGAGGTCAGCCCCAGTCCTTCTGCAG CATTTTCCACTTTACCGGAGAAGCGACGCTAACTGCACTGGGGAGGATGCGGCACCTCCAGAAGAAAGGGGCACCCTGTTTAAGGAGAGATATGACGTGCTTTCTCGGGAGGCCTCACAAAAG CTGCTCTGGTGGCTGCGGCCACGCCTGGTCCTCAGTGGCCACACGCACAGCGCCTGCGAGGTGCTCCACGGGGCAGGAATCTCTGAGATCAGCGTGCCGTCTTTCAGTTGGAGGAACAGAAACAACCCCAGTTTCATCATG gGCAGCATGACATCCACAGAGTATGCCCTGGGCAAGTGCTACATTCCCTTCGAGAGCACGGTTCTGATCACATATTGTGGAACAGCCGGGTTCCTTGTGGTCCTCATATTAATTCACTTTGGGTTTCTAGATTCGCCTTTTATTTTTGGTTGCCAACTgctcagaaaatttaagacaGTGTGA